The segment GAGCTCTCCGGTTGAAGGCCGATGACGTTACACGATATTAAAATGGCGTTTATTTAGACGCATATTaaaggaaatttaatattattataatatcatgaGTTTccttaattcttattttctaaaacggtctcataaaattgtattgacGAGGGATTTGAAAGACGCGGTCCTTCAATCATCTCATTACGttctaaatttaacattttggttaatttaaaattttaacggtaaattaaaaaataatgccgGAAGCCAGTGCCGACCAAAAACTTTAAGAAATTTCATGCATTCCCGATACTGACGATCCTtctcagtaaaatatttacaacacaTCAATCAATATATCTCACGGCACACGTTTTGTAATTTTCGTTTCCATCTCGCCCCAGTCCGAGCAAGTTTAAcagttgtaatattaaatttcagatAATAGTAGAGGACTGCATGGTTACGATAGACAAGCTGTGCTCCCAGAACCGCAAAGTGGATTTTGTGTTTGGTGACCTCACCGACATCCCGATATCCGAGTCCCCCGGCGGAGAGCTGTGGGAGTTCATGATCAACATACTGGATGCTGCCTTCAGGGTACTCAAACCGACGGGCAAGTTTATGACCCATGTGAGTGACCTTGgacacccacacacacaccacgAATAACTTTCATAGCTAACTTAATGTACATTAATATCTGAACggatttgtattaaatttattacaagagTCTGTTTGTACAgatacatttacaattattttgtcaGTTTCAGGCTGGGTACTTAGCAATCTATTGTCCAATGAAActagataaattttgtaaacatatgTCAGTGGTTATATCGtattttttatcctttttCGTTGgctttgattaattataactgattGCGTACTCTCAGGTTTGATGGTTACGTGTGCTGTTCTTAGCAAGTGTTCTTACGCGTTTCTGAATAAcactagatataaaaaaatcttttgtagtaaattaagtaaatggCGCCTCATACTATTGATAACTATCACCAGGGCAACGGCGCGACCTCCCCCGCTTCACTTGAACTGTACGAGCGCGTGCTGAACGACATGCAGCCAAAAGTTGCCTTCCAAAAATGCAAGGCGTTCGTGCCATCCTTCCTCGAAGACTGGATCTTCTACCAGATAGGTTTCCACGACCAGAAGTGATGCTCCGCCGATAGTATTAATCACACgggtatttatataatttgaccTTGATTGTATTATTTCTGATTCGGGCGCTCCATATTTAGTCGaatgtgaatattatttgtttaaggtTACATACATttgtgaaagaaaaataaatactaatatatatatgattctgtacatttctttaatgtgataataattattattttttaatctaaaacgTCACAGCGACAGAAATAACTATAACAGATCGCCTAAGcagaataaattttgaacacatttacataatcacaatttttaataatttctcttgaacaataaatttgaatttagaataattataaatcagcAAAATGTATTACAATTATGTCACAAACAATTCAGTGTCATCTGAGACAAAATATTAGGAAAATGTCTGTGTGTGGGCCGCCTTATACTTGATTAATGTCTAACATAGTCAAGGATTGTCTTTCACTGTACATGTAGTTGTTGAAGACATTTAATACCAAAACGACCAAGCCAAGATGCATTGTAGTATTACTAGGTATAGTTTAGGTTTAAGACTTAAGTGCAGCATTCACTGTAGAACACTTATTAGCTTGTTTTTTGTtcgacaataaaattattagaagaCATCACGATTGTTTTATTCCCCTTAGCAGATAAAtgaaactacaaaaaaaaatcttaatcattttatcatacataatataatattacaaaaattataaagtgtgaatttgattaaatatctcatatttatataccttgaCCATAACACATGAGTGTAcgctgttattatatttacataacgaTTGATGATATTACAGAGGCTTGTTAGTACATTCAATAGACTCGCGTAATGGTATAGAAGTAATAATAGAAGGAGAATTTTTactgaagaaaattaaattaaaaatctgtaataaaaaataaaatgtgcaaATGAAGTGAAATTAGGCAATTTCCACTCTAGTTGTACACAATAGACTGTTGTAGCTTTTGGAGTAACTGGTATCACAAAAACTGACGTCAATTTCGAAAGCCAACCCATTTTCAAAtgacgtaatatatatatggtacctttacataatatgttaatgtatttGCAGCTGAATTCAAACTGCCTGTCTTCAGATAtggttgtattttataatagaatgtTATAACATCAACTTAGGAAAAGTTGGTACTAAACTGAATAATCTtaatgaataaacaaaatacaattttattaaaatatttgcctCTTAAATATCATCACGACAAATAATCATAgaacatattttcttaacaGTATGTTACTGGACtcaacaataaacaaatatccTTATATAGCAATCAACTTAAATCTTATATCCGTAATAGTATTATTCAGCTTGTCTAAGCCTAGCCAGTCTTTGAGTAAGTTCGTCCTGTTCTTGAGAAACTACTGTGGCTGTACCGACCGACGTGCTGGGGACCCCGGATGGCAGTTCCATGTTCAACTCCAagctgaaaataattaatgtgttttattataaataaaaactatataaatattttaacctatGTCCTTTTTAAGtcttgattatttaaaataaacgaagttagaaacaattaatattttgcacttaaaaataactatctgGATGAATAAGCCCAGCTCAtgactgaataaaaataaaatatcctgaagtaacaaaaaaatcaatatatagaaACATTATAGCCCTTAgttaatcaataaatcaaacattttcaaaagTATATAGTTATGTAGTCAGTCAGATAATATTTACCCAGCCTCGTCAGCGACTTGCTGTAACAGCTTTTCAACGTCGCCCTGAGGTACTGTTGTTGTAGTCGTTTGTGACATTGCATTCTCCATGTATGATGACTGAACATCCAGATCCTCAAACTGACTCTCAAATTTGTCCATCAGAGTGGATATCTTCTCAAGATTCATTGATTTCATTGCAGCATCCATTGCTTTCACAACTCCCGCCATTGAATTTGTTACCTGAAAGGTTTTTAAGTATGATCAACatgaaaattttttcaaaaatgatttcttccttataaaaataaacacctCCAGACTACAGCAAATGGAAATGACTAAAgttcaaattaaaagaaataaaaatttacataatatgaaattagatATAAAGTGAGAGTATTATCTTAAAAGGTTTAGATCTAAAATCTACATTGTTTAAATACACTACAATATAACTGTGTTTACCTTCCTTGTAGTAAGAGCGGTCTGCACTCTACTAGACACAGCATCAACCCTTGCAGACATTCTGAGGTAATTAATAGCTTGATTCTTTTGTCTTATAGCATTTTCGGCATGTATTCTAGCAACTTCCATATTACCCTTTTGTATGGCTTTCTTTGCCTTGTCCTTTTCTAACTTCTCTTCTTTTTCGCATTTCTTTGAATTTCGTTCTAGTTCTTTTAcagcaaattttaaattaaataggtgCTCTGACAAATTATGTTaaggaaaatgtaaaataaccaCTTTACTAGCAGAAATGTTAACaagaaaatacttaaataacagTGACATTACCtaaattttatactacaaattatttcttaccatgattattaaatatgtaccaattttaataaaaaaggataCTTTCCATAGCAGACGATGACATTTCGTTCCCCAGCTTGACGGCTTTttcgaaaatttataaataaaaagaacagGCAAAGGCCTTTCACTAATTGTGACTTTAATGTAAagcttttaaagtaatttaatcacAATCTTTATAAAGATGAGTCACAACTTTACTCAAAGATTCAAACAAATAGTGACTGTAGAAATGTCACCGTTTTTGTCAATGTCTGGAAAGATGATTGcagatagtaaaaaaaaatgtaatatcacggatacacacacataatacttatttaagtattaatttacgGTATTATTGCctttcaaaagaaaatatatatttcaatagacTGTTGCAACATTCCTTTCTTAATGTTTTTCTACAAATGtatgcaaaaataaatgttattaattcataccccttacatttaaaaaaaaaatatattaaaccttgttacatttattaaattaattattgacaactttaattctataaagattacattttaaatgtcatcaAATTAAGTCTTTTTGTAAATGCGATGCTAGTAAGAGTTTCTCAGATAGTTTTAGTATCTCAATGTTGGTACTTATTTTGAAGCTATGTGATactgtcaaaattaaaaacagacgAAAAGTCATTGAAGTCTGATTTTAGAATTGGAAGGGGCTGTACAGAGTTGTGTTTAAtaatctgaaatatttatagaaatccctttagtttttaatttataaatagtttgttttaaattttagtgttaatatttaaatattaatcgtattatttttgctttttcCTTGTTTGTGACAAGTATAAACTCGAAGTAACATATTGGTATAGAACGTTCTTTGGGCGTAAAAAGAAAATGGCGTGTGCTACTCTCAAAAGAAATTTGGATTCCACAATGTCCATGGCGCAAATGCCGGCAAAGCGGCGAAGATGTGCTCAATTTGCCGCAAGCTCAAGCACAAGTCCCGGAATAAAAATGTCTCAAACTTCTGGAAGTTCTGTTTTTGGAGAAACCGTTAGTGCATCTGCAAAATATACCCcaggtttgtttatttttgtatagctAGGTGCTTTGACCAACAAATACTTTGTTAGAGAATTAAAATCTgcatttttatagttatgtatttaattgatatattagtcagctgttttatttatcgccattgttttttttttacaatcatgaatattatttttatcgcgTTAGAAAGAGACAGACAGAGTATTGTATGATGACCGTTGGGCGTattggttttgtttttttttttcttattctatGTAAGGAAAAAATGAGAAAGGTCTACATTTGAGTCCTGTACAATGTAAGCGCATTGCAGTTATTCGGGTAAACTTTAACGCCAAAACTACCTGCATTCACAAAGAGTTTAATAAGCGTACGATGTTAGGAATTTTGAAAAGTAACATTTTCGATTGCCTTGCAAAAAAAccttatcttaataaaataactacgtGAGGttctttaacaaattatttttggtttaagaaatatatatataacaaaaccatGACtggaatgtttaaatattgtctgctcaaattcattgtatttttttaatttccacaaaatgttatattaacgactacttttttaatataggtatataatttTCCAAAGTACTGTAGTAGCAGTGGTAATAAGGGCaagaataatatcatattattaatataaagttgttaCTTTTCTCTCAGGGTCTCAATTATGTTGACCTAGTATTGTACTGTAAACAGTCTTTCTGCTTAATGGTAATTGggttataattacattatttgaataaatttatttaacaaatggcttattcataattttctagaaattatttcattgcaatacattaacatttcctgtattatttttctattgctATATGAAATCTTatctgttaataataattgcattTGATTTGTTTTGCAAATTAATTGTAAGTGAATAAATTGTGGTCCCAGAGCTATCTCTGccatgttatattaaatatcttttagaatttttaaatttttaggaaaaaaattatttagaaccATATTCAGGgtcataaaacaataatttctgttttttataatgattttgatCTCATTTGtatcattttcttattaaattggtaatttttataaaaacttcaatGACAGTCTTTTATTAAGATGGAGTATCCTTatatggaaaaataattaatatttacggaGGCTGTTTATTGAGtactctatattaaaaaaatatattaattgaattagtCCTGTCTTAGTTGTTAGGAATTTTAGACAATTTTTCCTAATTAaagtataagatattttttttaacagtggttgtatttattattatatgagtacaaggaaaaaatacattttaacattttgtaaatttaaatggtaatTAAATACCactgttttgttaatatttgtataaacaaattagTTCAGTATGCaggtgatttaaatattaaatgattgcTAGAACATGATAGTCTGATGTTATATGAATCTTGGTTTACAATgagataataaaagatttattcacTCTATAAGATAATTAGAAGAAACTACTAGAGGTgataatgtgtaataaaaatattttccataattaCGCCATTTACAACAAAGAAGATGGaaagcttttataataattatttataacataggTTAATATTCTGTTTAACTTACATCATACTTGCCATAGATTTCATCTAGCTacgtgtataaaatatttttttatatattcaaagtaaACGTTAATACATAGGGAAACATTACATGATATCATATAGTAATTAGTGCATGTTGTGTTCACAGAGCGTATGGCACAGGAGCTGTGTGACGAGATAATGCGGCTTCGTCGTCGGCGTCAGCTGCGCCTGGCGTCCGGAGCGGCCGCGTCGTGCTCGAGTTCCAGTGGCAGCGAGGGCGACTGCAGCCCGCCCAGGGCACACTCCACCAAGAAGGTCCACCATCGCGCGCTATTCACATTCAAACAGGTGATTAACTCTACGTGTATTAAATGAGTAACGACTACCACGATCTTATACACTCAAACTAAACTCGagcaatgtattttttcatttatatattaactatcaAAGATACAGAACTCGTGGTAAGGGGTCACCTTGAAATTTTTAAGCGTCCAATTGATTTGATTTAatgttatcttaatattagTTGCATATTTTGAAGTTCTCTgtttcattgttatatttagttacttttgtgatattcttgttttactaaagaaaaaattgttcaacaacaaattgaaaattgccataatgtattaaattgcTTCGtctataatttgaaaaacattagaAAGTTTTCAGACAACTGTTAGTTACAtatgtttcatattaataagtaataattatactcTCTTACTAAGGCactatatcaatacatattataaaacaaaatcggtaaagataaacggaaaaactactgcatcgattatcaaacagttatcaccactcaatagcgtgattctcgaggaaggttttagtatataattagttaagtttttgtgtttacttgtgtgtacattagcgatatttcttaaaaatgtcgGGAAaaaatgagccgtctgagagcatttaacgaaaacgctgcctaaagtctttgaaatataacataatatatgatgGAATTGTgatctacagaaaagtccgcgttggcatatgtctataccttaaggataacatagtatatccattttacaacttttaaacatTGGCATttctaaagcgtttattggaaagctattcacataaatacggtactaaatcttatcaaaataaattacttagttttcaagcctacatcag is part of the Danaus plexippus chromosome 11, MEX_DaPlex, whole genome shotgun sequence genome and harbors:
- the LOC116765544 gene encoding charged multivesicular body protein 1b — encoded protein: MSSSAMEKHLFNLKFAVKELERNSKKCEKEEKLEKDKAKKAIQKGNMEVARIHAENAIRQKNQAINYLRMSARVDAVSSRVQTALTTRKVTNSMAGVVKAMDAAMKSMNLEKISTLMDKFESQFEDLDVQSSYMENAMSQTTTTTVPQGDVEKLLQQVADEAGLELNMELPSGVPSTSVGTATVVSQEQDELTQRLARLRQAE
- the LOC116765596 gene encoding akirin-like, which codes for MACATLKRNLDSTMSMAQMPAKRRRCAQFAASSSTSPGIKMSQTSGSSVFGETVSASAKYTPERMAQELCDEIMRLRRRRQLRLASGAAASCSSSSGSEGDCSPPRAHSTKKVHHRALFTFKQVRAICERMLREQEAALRAEYTSVLHTKLDEQYASFVRFNIDQVQRRPPANTCMPLGMDAEHHMHQDLVPSYLS